Part of the bacterium genome, AGTTATCCGATTGAGCTTTTCGGCAAGCGCTATATAACTCTCGTACATTGCGACGCTGAAACACGTGTGCGTGAACCGTTGGAGTTGTTCAGAAGCGGCGGCAACAACATCTGGATTGCAGTGCCCTACGTTTATGGTTCCGATACCGCCGGCAAAGTCCAGCAACGTGTTCCCATCTATGTCGAAAAGGAGCGCTCCTTCAGCGCGCTCCGCAAAAATAGGGGTCGCGTTGTAGACCCCGCGCGGAACGCTCATCTGGCGGCGTTCGAGTAGCGCAAGCGAGCGCGGGCCGGGCACAGATGTCTTTAGTTGAATAGATTTCGCCATTTAATTCTCTTTTGGTTTGGTGCGTCTCAGCGGACGCAAAAGAGCGTCTTCGCGTTGACGAGTCCTTGCATCTATGCGTAAATGCGCGACTCGAGGATGAGAAGACGATTGACCGCTGGACGCTATCGAACCGATTCGTTCATTCCTTTTCCAGCGCTTTCAATTATACCACAATCTGATAAGTACTGTTTTTGCAGATACTTGTAGATACTTGTAGTGGCAGAGCATTTTCCATTCAGCGTGTATGCTCAATCTTCGTCGAACTAACTTTGACCTTTCTCGAAATTAGTCTCGCTGTGAAAATGCTCTGCTGGTCTCAGAAGGAGCAGAGCATTTGCTCGGCTCAAGTTTTTCTGTGCTGTTTCAAACGTCGATGGTGTTTCTGACCTATTCACTGCAATGGGCAAATGCTCTGCCACTACAAGCTTGGACCATATTTTTCTAGAATCTCCCAGATCTTTTCGTCTGTCAGGTGTAGCTCGGCTAGTTCAGCATGCTTATGCCACAGAATTGGGTTCAATGAAATATACAATCGGATTAGATTCAACTCTTTTTCAGTTCTGATGATGCGCTCAAAATAATTTTGTTGCCAAACAGTAGAGCGCAGTTTCCGTCTATTGTTGATTTTCCTTGTGGAAACTGATTTGAAATTTTGAATCACTGAGAACAATTCGACCGTGCCGGATTCAGTTAACTGGATGATACCATGTATATGATTCGGCATAATTTTGAAAGCATCCAGCCGTACATTCCTGAAATGCTTGGGAATGTCGTCCCAACAGTACTGAACGATTTGTCCGAAAGACGTGAGGTTACTCCCAGTTTCATCGATTTTCGCTAAGGTATGTTGTTTGAAATGCGTACATATCGTAAGGAAATAGTAGCCTGCAGAGGAATAGTCGTAGCCTTTTTTGCGAATGGACTTTCTAAACATTCTCTCTCATGAAACTTGCGCAGAGCATTTGCTTGCCGACAATTTGTTTGTGCTGGTCGTGACGATCTTGGAATTAGCGAACCTGTTCACGACAAGGGCAAATGCTCTGCCACTACTTCTGCCACTTATACGGATACCAGTAGGACTTTGGCTCGATCTTGTAGTCTAGATGGACATGTTTCACGTCGCGGAAGTTCTCAAGGCCGTCGGTGCCGAGTTCACGATTCATTCCGCTCATCCGCATCCCGCCGAAAGGTCCCGCGTCATTGTCCGTCAGAGGATCATTAATCCAGAACGTGCCGGCGCGGATATTCTCCATTGCATACATGGCATATTCCATGTTGTTCGTAAAGATGTTCGCTCCGAGACCAAAATCCGAATCGTCGGCAAGCCGAACTGCTTCTTCAATTCCGCTTACAGCCATAATGGGAGCAATCGGTCCGAAGGTTTCGGTCTTCATGATCTCCATGTCGTGATTCACATTGGTGATCACGGTGGGCTGGTAGAAAAAACCGCGATCGAATTTCTCAGGCCTTTTTCCCCCGGTCAAAAGGGAAGCGCCTTGTTTGAGAGCAAGGTCCAACTTTTCTTCAACTTTGCGGCGCTGGTTTTCATTGATCATCGGTCCTAAATCCACATCCGGTCCCAATGGATTTCCGATTCGTAAAGACTTTGCAAAGGAAACAAACTTATCCAGAAATTTATCAGCGACGTTTTTGAATACATAGATCCGTTCAATTGAAGTACAAACCTGACCCATATTCAGGTAGCACGCCCAGGCTGCGCCGTTTACCGCCACATCGAGATCCACATCATCGCAAACGATGAGTGGATCATTGCCGCTCAATTCCAGCGAAACCTTTTTCAGATTCTCAGCTGCCTGAACAGCAATTTTTCTTCCTGTGTGTACGCCTCCGGTGAAAGCGATCTTGCTCACGCGGGGATGTTTTACTAGTGGCTCGCCCGCTTCAGGCCCATATCCGCTGATAATATTGATCACTCCCGGTGGAAATGGTTCGAACATTTCCGCAAGCGCAAGCGTGGAGAGAGGAGTGTGTTCCGAAGGTTTGATGATAACGGTGTTGCCGGCCACCACAGCAGCGGCCACTTTCCAGCTCATCAGCAAAAGGGGATAGTTCCACGGGACGATGCAAACGACCACTCCATAAGGTTCCTTCACGGTGAAGTTGATCTGGTGCCGGAAAACAGGTGAGATGACCTTCCCTTTGGAATCGCGCCCAACTTCCGCATAGTAATCGAAACAGGCGGCAACCCATTCGATTTCGTCCATATTTTCGATGAGCGGTTTTCCACCTTCGAGTGTCAGCAATCGTCCGATCTCATCTCTTTTGGCGCGCAAACGTCGCGCGAATTCATGCATCATTTCGGCGCGTTCCAATCCTGGAGCAAACCTCCATTCATGAAACGCTTTCCATGCTGCTTGCACCGCCCGGTCGGCGTCAGCTGCATTCCCTCGCGGCGCATGATCGATCACTTCTTCGGTGGCCGGATTGACTACGGGAAAAGTTTGGCCTGATTCGCTGTCTACATGTTTTCCATTGATCCAATGTCTGAACATAAACTGCCTCTCTTTTTTGAACAGAAGTTCGCAAAGGACGCAAAGATAAAGAATCCTTTAGTTATTTCTTTGCGATCTTTGCGATCTTCTGTTTAAAATTAACGTGATTTGATTTCGGTCCAGTAACGATCGAGAAGCGTGCTGGTTTCACCCAGATCTTCCAGAAATTCGCAACTGGCGAGTGTTTTGTCATCCGGATAACGGGCCGGATCCTTCAATATCTCGGGTTTTATGAATTTTGTAGCTGCCTCATTGGGACTTGGATAACCGGAAATATTTGTGATTTCTGCGGCAATTTCCGGATTTAAACAAAAATTCATGAACGCGTACGCTTCTTCCAGGTGTTGAGCTCCTTTGGGAATGGCCATGTTGTCTACCCAGATCGTGGAGCCCTCTTTGGGCACGACATACGCAAGATCCTTGTTTTGATCGATTGCCTTTGCCAGCTGGCCGCTCCAACCGTGAGAGAGCCACACATCGCCGCTGAGCAAAACTTCATCAAAACTCCCAGAGGTAAAGGTTTTGACGATCGGCTTTAGCTGGATCAATAGATTCCTGGCTTCTTCTAGCTCCTTTTGATCCTTTGTGTTGATCGAATGTCCTTTCCATTTTAGGGCCGCGCCGAATACTTCGCGGGGATCATCCAGCAATGAAATGCGGTCCTTGTATTTGGGATTCCATAAAATCGACCAAGAATCTACCGGCTCTGTGACTTTAGTTTTGTTATATCCGATCCCGGTTGTGCCCCAGAGAAAAGGAATCGTGTGTTTATTGTCTTTGTCAAAGGGCAAATTCCGAAACCTGCTACTTAAGTTTGCAGCCCCGGGTAATTTCGAATGATCCAGCTCCAGTAATAGTCCCTGATGGATCAGGATCCGCGCCATGTAATCGGATGGCACAACCAGATCATATTCAGTCACGCCCGATTGCAGTTTTTCAAGCAGAGCTTCATTGGAATCGTACGTATCATACCGGACCTGAATTCCGGTCTGGGTTTCAAATTTCTTGACGGTTTCATCGGTAATATAAGCTGACCAGATGTAGAGATTGAATTGTTTTTTTGCTGTTTTGGATTCCTTCCCCTTACACGCAATAAACAGTGACAACGTAGCGACTAAAGTCGCTACTACCAGCCCGCGGACCGGGATGATCTTTTTTATCATTTCTCTTCTCTCTGCAATCGGTCTGATATTACGATCAACAGAATCGTTGGAATCAGTAATAAAGTTGAAATCGCGTTGATTTCAGGAGTGACTTTTGTTTTCACCATGGAATAAATCTGTAACGGCAAAGTCGTGGATCCGACTCCGGCAACAAAAGAAGTAATAATGTAATCATCGATCGAAATCGTAAACGCCAGCAATGCTCCAGAAATGATTCCAGGAGCGATCACGGGAAGCGTGACTCTAAAAAAGGTTTGAAGCTCATTGGCGCCTAGATCCATCGACGCCTCTTCGAGCGTTCGATCGAATCCTTCGAGCCGGGCCCGAACCACTATGATGACATAGGAAATGCAGAATGCGATGTGAGCAAGAATTACCGTTGCCAGTCCTAGCTTGAACCGTATGAATCCAAAGAAGATCACCAGGGAGGCCGCCATTACGATCTCTGGAATAATTACAGGAAGATAAAAGAGGCCGTCCAGGACTCCTTTGCCGCGGAACTCAAAACGCTGCATCCCGAGAGCCGCGATCGTTCCGACCACGGTAGATGCGATGGTCGCTGTAAGAGCCACAATCAAAGTGTTTTTCAACGAACGGAGGATCAATTGATCCTTAAGCAGAATCTCATACCATTTCCAGCTGAAACCTTCCCAGATTGCATAACGGGAGCTGTTGAAGGAATAAATAACAAGAATGACAATCGGCGCATAAAGAAAGAGGTAAACAAAACTCGACTCTGAAAAAAGAAACCATCGGGAAAGTTTTCGGGTTCTCATACAAAAATTGCCTTTTCCTTTCTGGTTGAATAACGCGCGTAAAAGAAGAGCAGCACCAGCACAAAAGCAGCGAGGCCAAAGCAGATGGCAGAGCCAAACGGTTTATCGCGCGCGATCATGAATTGATTCTGGACGAGATTTCCAACAAGAATGCTTTTTGCGCCTCCCAGAAGATCCGGTGTGATGAATGCTCCGATGGTTGGAATGAAAACCAGAATAACTCCAGCGAGTATCCCGGGCAGAGTTGCCGGGATTGTAACTTTTACGAAGGTCCAGAAGGCGTTCGCTCCAAGATCGCTTGCGGCTTCCAGCAACGCCGTGTCCAGTTTCTCAATGGACGCATACAACGGCAGAATCATGAAAGGGAGCTCGCCGTAGACCAGCCCGAGCATCACCGCGAACTCAGAATACAGAAGCGTTTCAATAGGGGCGTCGATCCAGCCGAGCGCGATCAATCCATGATTGATCAGTCCTTCGCTGCGAAGAATCACAATCCATGCGTACGTTCGTATCAGAAAGGAGGTCCAGAAGGGGACCACCACTAATGTTAGAAGTGTATTCTTCCAGGATGGTTTTACTTTCAATGAAATGTAATAAGCAATGGGATATCCGATCACGAGACATAAGAGGGTTGTGATAACCGCCATCCATAAAGAGCGCGCGTAAATCTCCAGGTAAATGGGTTCAAAAGAGCGCACATAATTCGAAAGCCATTCAAAAGAAGTAAGGTATTGTCCCAGATCGTCGATTGGCTTGATCAGTCCGTAGGTTCCTTTTTGAGCAAAGCTGTAGACGAGCATGATCAAAAGGGGAAAAAAGAAGAAGACAGTGAGGATGGCTAACGCTAAGAAGATCAGAGCATAGGGGCGCAACGAGGGAAACCTTTGAAAGACTCTGATCAGTGCTTCTGACATATTAAACAATGAAGCGCCGACGTCTCGTCTGCGCAGGCTGCAGGCAGGACGCCTGCACTACTTGGTTTACATCACTTCTCTAATATCACTGTATGTTTTGGGTTCCAGGACAGCACCGCGTGATCGCCGCGGGAAAATCTGCCGGCCTCTTCCACAACTTTGCTGTTTTGCTCAACGACCGTGTACTTTTTTCCGTGATATTCGACAACCCAGCTCGTATTGGTCCCTTGAAAAATTTCATCCACAACCGTTACAGGTAAACAGACCCTGCCCGCAATGTCTTGAGCGCTCAAAACCATCTTTTCCGGCCGGACAGTGAACCGGATCTCCCCGCTCTGTTTGTTATTTTCTATGGAAAAAGAGCGGCCATCAGGGAGCTTCATTTGTCCATCGGATAGAGCACCCTCGAATATATTAGTAGCGCCGATGAAGTGAGCGACAAATTCGGTGCGCGGGTGCTCGTAGATCTCGCTGCAGCTCTTGCCCACCTGTTCAATCTGTCCGTGATTCATCACTGCAATCCGGTCGGACATTACAAGCGCTTCCTCCTGGTCATGTGTTACAAAAATAAAAGTGATCTTCAGTTGTTCCTGAAGATTTTTCAACTCCACCTGCATTTCTTTCCGGAGCTTCATATCCAGGGCTCCGAGAGGTTCATCCAGCAAGAGAACTTCCGGATGCATCACAAGAGCTCGCGCCAATGCCACGCGTTGCTTCTGTCCACCGCTCAGCTGGGATGGGCGGCGTTTCTCGAAACCGGAAAGCCGCACCAGATCGAGCGCCTCTGTAACCGTCTTCTTGATTTGATTTTTCGGCGTGCGTTTCCGTTCCAGGCCGAACGCGATATTTTGAAAAACATTCATGTGCGGAAAAAGAGAATAATGCTGAAATACTGTGTTCACGGGACGTTTATAGGGCTGTAGGGGCGCGACATCCTGTCCGTTAATCAGGATTTGTCCTTCAGTTGTCTCTTCAAAACCGGCAATCATTCGCAATAGTGTGGTCTTTCCACAGCCGCTAGGACCTAGCAAAGAGAAGAATTCACCTCTTTGGATGTCGAGAGTGACTTTATCTACCGCGGTGACTGTTCCGTATTTCTTAGAAACCTTTTGAATACTCAGAACAATGTCGTTCATCTTGTAACGCCGGCTTCCAGCCGGCCCGACTTCTACGCTGGAGACTTTTGCCGGCCGGAGGCCGGCGTTACAAATTTTATAACAATTACTTTGGATGCAACTCTATGATCGCCTTTTCCTTGCCTTGTAAAACCGGTCCTATTCTCCAGAAATCGGCTCGCTCCATCCATTGCAACTCTTCGCTTTCCGCAAAGACATGCGCCTCCCCCTGCTGCATCATATAACGGTGTAGCTGTGATGCGCTCGTAAGGTTTAGCGGGTAACCCTGCGGGGTGAGCTCCATTCTTCCATTCGTGTAGAAGAGGGGACTGAAATCATACACATTGTAGGGCACCAGTTTCCGGTTTTTCTCCGTTTGATGGCTCCATTCTATAGAGAGCATTTTCGAATCGGACCAGGGTAGCTGGGGATAGATGACATACTGAAAGAGAATCATCGCTGAGAATAGTATCAGAACATAGAGAATCCACGCTGCTGTCCTTTTTTTTTGGATCAACAAGAATGCGCTAAGAACCGATAAAAAGGCGATGATTCCCATCATTACGAAAAGGGGCTGCAGCGGAACAGAATACTTTTTTGCTCCCCAAAAAAATGCCCCGATTAACACGATCTGCAGAAGGAAGCTTAGCAAAACCAGCTTGAGCGGCTTCTGCAAATTGGACAATGCGAGGCCCCCGAGAATCGCAAAGCCCGGAATGGCAGGGAGGATGTAGCCTGGAAGTTTGGATTGTGAAAAACTGAAAAAAATCACAGGGCAAAATAACCAGCAGAGCGCAAACTTGACCAGATCGGAGTCTCCATTCAGTTTTGCTGAAAAGGGCGCAAAACTCCATGGATAAGTTCCAGCGAGAAGCACCGGCAAGTAAAAAAAGAATCCCTGCGAACGATGATAGTAGCTGCTGGTGTAACGCACGAAATGGTGCTGATAGACGAACTCATCCCAAAATCGAACGCCGTAAATGAGCGACACAGGTACAAACCAGATTGCAATGACTCCAGCCGTGATCAAAGCCCCCTGAACAGGCTTTAGCGCGAACAGATTCTTCAAGCGTCTTGTGATGATGAAATATACGAGCATCGTGAGCGCGATAATGATGATTGCAACGAATCCCTTTGCCAGAACTCCTGATCCTATAAAGGCGTACATCAGGTAAAGCCACAGAGTCTTTTGAGGAAAGTGTTCGTGCAGCAGATAACAGCACAACGCACCATTCACGCAAAATGCGAGAAGCATATCGAAGGTCGCCGCGTGAGAAAACCCGATAAAGAATGTGGTAGAGGCGAGAACAGCAGAAGCCAGAAGAGCTTTCGTTTTCCCGGCGATTCGCCGAATCGTAAAGTGCAAAAATGCGATGGTGCCAGTCGCTACGAGCACGGAAGGAAGTCTGGCTGCAAACTCGTTCACTCCAAAAGCTGCATAGGCGAGCGAAATCAGCCAGTAAAGCAGCACTGGCTTTTCAAACCAGGCAAAACCACCAAGACGCGGAACGAAGTAGTCGCCCGTTTCGAACATTTCGCGTGCCACCTGCGCGTACCGTGGCTCGTCCGGTCCGAGAAAAGGAAGCTGCCACGTCCCCCACAGAAACAGAATCAAACAGCCTGCAAAAAGAAGGATGGTATGGCGCCCCGTCATGGAGCATTAGCATAACACGATGCGAAGAGCCCTAGACAACAGAAATTTAACGCAGAGACGCAGAGACGCAGAGATTAAAAATCTTTTTGTTTTTCTCTGCGTCTTTGCGTCTCTGCGTTTAAGCGCTAGTCGCTTTCGCGTAGTTCTTTTTTCAGTTCTCTCATCTCCTCTTTCAACTTTTCCATTTCGCGTCTCAGTTCTTGCATCGATTCACGAAACTCGGGATTGTTGTGCAGATCGCGCAGCTCGCGGAACTCCTGTAGCTTAGGCAGATCCCGAAGCTCACCCAATTCTTGCAGCTGAGGAAAATCGAAGCTTCTCTTTTCCGGTTTTACTGTTATGTTTTGAACTTTTCCATGACGCAGAATCGTTAAGCTTGCAGTGTCTCCTTCTTTCACTTCCTTCAAAGCATCCCGAACATCTTCGTCCGTTGCGACCTTCTCTCCATTCAACTCTGTGATCACATCACCTGATTTCATGCCACCTTTTTCTGCCGGACTGTTCGGCTCAACGCGCGCAACGAGAACTCCCGCTCCCGGTTGAGTTTGGAAATATTTCGCGAGATCTGCATCCAATTCCTGAAGATCGACTCCGATATAATTTCCACCGAAATGTGAGAACAACGTCATTTCCCGTTTTTCCGGCATTACGGAAATGTTGAGCGATTTCCCGTCGCGCAAAATGCCGAGGGCAATTTCCCTTGGATTTTCAAGATCACGCAGCGGTTTTCGAATATCTTCCTCGGACTCTACCTTTTTGCCGTCTATGCTGACTATGATGTCGCCATCTTTCAGGCCGGCTTTTTCTGCGGGTGAGTCACGCAAAA contains:
- a CDS encoding aminotransferase class III-fold pyridoxal phosphate-dependent enzyme, translated to MSVPRGVYNATPIFAERAEGALLFDIDGNTLLDFAGGIGTINVGHCNPDVVAAASEQLQRFTHTCFSVAMYESYIALAEKLNRIT
- a CDS encoding transposase is translated as MFRKSIRKKGYDYSSAGYYFLTICTHFKQHTLAKIDETGSNLTSFGQIVQYCWDDIPKHFRNVRLDAFKIMPNHIHGIIQLTESGTVELFSVIQNFKSVSTRKINNRRKLRSTVWQQNYFERIIRTEKELNLIRLYISLNPILWHKHAELAELHLTDEKIWEILEKYGPSL
- a CDS encoding ABC transporter ATP-binding protein; this translates as MNDIVLSIQKVSKKYGTVTAVDKVTLDIQRGEFFSLLGPSGCGKTTLLRMIAGFEETTEGQILINGQDVAPLQPYKRPVNTVFQHYSLFPHMNVFQNIAFGLERKRTPKNQIKKTVTEALDLVRLSGFEKRRPSQLSGGQKQRVALARALVMHPEVLLLDEPLGALDMKLRKEMQVELKNLQEQLKITFIFVTHDQEEALVMSDRIAVMNHGQIEQVGKSCSEIYEHPRTEFVAHFIGATNIFEGALSDGQMKLPDGRSFSIENNKQSGEIRFTVRPEKMVLSAQDIAGRVCLPVTVVDEIFQGTNTSWVVEYHGKKYTVVEQNSKVVEEAGRFSRGDHAVLSWNPKHTVILEK
- a CDS encoding glycosyltransferase family 39 protein; the protein is MTGRHTILLFAGCLILFLWGTWQLPFLGPDEPRYAQVAREMFETGDYFVPRLGGFAWFEKPVLLYWLISLAYAAFGVNEFAARLPSVLVATGTIAFLHFTIRRIAGKTKALLASAVLASTTFFIGFSHAATFDMLLAFCVNGALCCYLLHEHFPQKTLWLYLMYAFIGSGVLAKGFVAIIIIALTMLVYFIITRRLKNLFALKPVQGALITAGVIAIWFVPVSLIYGVRFWDEFVYQHHFVRYTSSYYHRSQGFFFYLPVLLAGTYPWSFAPFSAKLNGDSDLVKFALCWLFCPVIFFSFSQSKLPGYILPAIPGFAILGGLALSNLQKPLKLVLLSFLLQIVLIGAFFWGAKKYSVPLQPLFVMMGIIAFLSVLSAFLLIQKKRTAAWILYVLILFSAMILFQYVIYPQLPWSDSKMLSIEWSHQTEKNRKLVPYNVYDFSPLFYTNGRMELTPQGYPLNLTSASQLHRYMMQQGEAHVFAESEELQWMERADFWRIGPVLQGKEKAIIELHPK
- a CDS encoding aldehyde dehydrogenase family protein, encoding MFRHWINGKHVDSESGQTFPVVNPATEEVIDHAPRGNAADADRAVQAAWKAFHEWRFAPGLERAEMMHEFARRLRAKRDEIGRLLTLEGGKPLIENMDEIEWVAACFDYYAEVGRDSKGKVISPVFRHQINFTVKEPYGVVVCIVPWNYPLLLMSWKVAAAVVAGNTVIIKPSEHTPLSTLALAEMFEPFPPGVINIISGYGPEAGEPLVKHPRVSKIAFTGGVHTGRKIAVQAAENLKKVSLELSGNDPLIVCDDVDLDVAVNGAAWACYLNMGQVCTSIERIYVFKNVADKFLDKFVSFAKSLRIGNPLGPDVDLGPMINENQRRKVEEKLDLALKQGASLLTGGKRPEKFDRGFFYQPTVITNVNHDMEIMKTETFGPIAPIMAVSGIEEAVRLADDSDFGLGANIFTNNMEYAMYAMENIRAGTFWINDPLTDNDAGPFGGMRMSGMNRELGTDGLENFRDVKHVHLDYKIEPKSYWYPYKWQK
- a CDS encoding PDZ domain-containing protein yields the protein MKKFWLIIFSVAILGLGANRAFTNPDPPSRPERKAMRDAFAYAFAGNHYRLGVVLSEVSPHMRGDSGVKVERVLRDSPAEKAGLKDGDIIVSIDGKKVESEEDIRKPLRDLENPREIALGILRDGKSLNISVMPEKREMTLFSHFGGNYIGVDLQELDADLAKYFQTQPGAGVLVARVEPNSPAEKGGMKSGDVITELNGEKVATDEDVRDALKEVKEGDTASLTILRHGKVQNITVKPEKRSFDFPQLQELGELRDLPKLQEFRELRDLHNNPEFRESMQELRREMEKLKEEMRELKKELRESD
- a CDS encoding spermidine/putrescine ABC transporter substrate-binding protein yields the protein MIKKIIPVRGLVVATLVATLSLFIACKGKESKTAKKQFNLYIWSAYITDETVKKFETQTGIQVRYDTYDSNEALLEKLQSGVTEYDLVVPSDYMARILIHQGLLLELDHSKLPGAANLSSRFRNLPFDKDNKHTIPFLWGTTGIGYNKTKVTEPVDSWSILWNPKYKDRISLLDDPREVFGAALKWKGHSINTKDQKELEEARNLLIQLKPIVKTFTSGSFDEVLLSGDVWLSHGWSGQLAKAIDQNKDLAYVVPKEGSTIWVDNMAIPKGAQHLEEAYAFMNFCLNPEIAAEITNISGYPSPNEAATKFIKPEILKDPARYPDDKTLASCEFLEDLGETSTLLDRYWTEIKSR
- a CDS encoding ABC transporter permease translates to MSEALIRVFQRFPSLRPYALIFLALAILTVFFFFPLLIMLVYSFAQKGTYGLIKPIDDLGQYLTSFEWLSNYVRSFEPIYLEIYARSLWMAVITTLLCLVIGYPIAYYISLKVKPSWKNTLLTLVVVPFWTSFLIRTYAWIVILRSEGLINHGLIALGWIDAPIETLLYSEFAVMLGLVYGELPFMILPLYASIEKLDTALLEAASDLGANAFWTFVKVTIPATLPGILAGVILVFIPTIGAFITPDLLGGAKSILVGNLVQNQFMIARDKPFGSAICFGLAAFVLVLLFFYARYSTRKEKAIFV
- a CDS encoding ABC transporter permease; translation: MRTRKLSRWFLFSESSFVYLFLYAPIVILVIYSFNSSRYAIWEGFSWKWYEILLKDQLILRSLKNTLIVALTATIASTVVGTIAALGMQRFEFRGKGVLDGLFYLPVIIPEIVMAASLVIFFGFIRFKLGLATVILAHIAFCISYVIIVVRARLEGFDRTLEEASMDLGANELQTFFRVTLPVIAPGIISGALLAFTISIDDYIITSFVAGVGSTTLPLQIYSMVKTKVTPEINAISTLLLIPTILLIVISDRLQREEK